A segment of the Bacteroidota bacterium genome:
CAATAAGAAATTGGGGAATAATACTTCAACAATTTTTGATTATCTTTGAATCCAGATGTCAACTCTAAAGTCGTTTACACAATTTGATTTACACTCTCTTGTATAGGGTTGTTCTAAGAAGATACACATAATTGTATCTATGCTTTGCTTATATTTTGTGAAGGATTTTCTTTTTATTTTGTGAGCAGAGAATTGCAATGAATAAAAAACCGCAATACTTTTGCAGATGAGAATTTAAAATCTTGACTATCATGTATCGTTTGTTATCTTCGATTCTAATCATTGTTGGCATATTGTTGTTTTTAGACGGATATTCTTCCGCAATAACATACTGGCCCGATCCATTCAATGGAAAATATAGCAGCCCCTTTCTTATTTTAATTGGCTTGATTCTTTTGACAGTGAGAGACCCCAACAAAGACCACAGCTAGAAGAATCCTTCTTTATACAGTGATTAAAGAAACAATATGAAATATTTTTTCAGCAACTAAAACCATAATCGAAAAACCTTCGTTTATCCTTTTAACTTTAACTTTAAATTAACATAATCAAAAAACACAATGAAACTATTTACAAAAACAATTCTAAGTGCTGCCCTTGCAATTTTTTCTTTTGCCGCATCAGCACAATTAAGTGGCCGCATGTTGGTCACTGCACGTATCGATGGCATGCAAAATGGTGTCAACACCAAAGCAAGCGGTGTAGCCACAGTAATGCTAAGCCGTGGGTTGGACACAGCCTGTATCAACATTAGTTGGAACGGACTGAGTGGGACACTAACAGGTATCCACACACACGAAGGTATGCCAGGCCAAAGCGGCAATGTGGTTAACGACCTATCTGCGTATGTATCGGGCAATCATCTATCAGCTACCTTTACAGGGGCTACACTTACCAAACAGTGGATAGCAAAACTTTTGAGCAACCAATTATATGTAAACATACATACTGCTGCAAATCCAAATGGAGAGATTCGTGGACAATTAATGGTTAGCACCGACTGGAGCTTTGTGGCACAACTTGATAATGTGCAAGCAGCAACTACTAGCAAAGCATACGGCTTGGGTGTATTTAATTTAAGTGCCGACCGCAAACGTATGTGGTACCAAATTGTAGTTCAAGATTTAACCGATACTATCACAGGAATCCATTTGCACAATGGTGCAATGGGTCAATCGGGTGGGGTAGCAGTTGATCTTGGTAACGATGTAAAAGGCAAAGTAATTGGGGGTTGGATTGCTGTAGACTCAACACTACTAAAGAACTTGATGAAAGGCGACATTTACGTAAATGTACACAATGCCTCAAATGCAGGAGGCGAAATACGCGGACAATTGATGCCTCCACGCAGAATTATGGCTTATAGCTGGATTGATGGAAAACAAGCAGGAATTACAACCAATGCCAAAGGTGTGGCAAGCATACAAATGAACCTAGCTGCCGATACCGCATGGTACGATATAGTGGTAGACGGGTTAAGCGATACCATTGCTTCCATACATTTCCATTATGGTGCTGCAGGTCAAAGTGGTGCAGTAGCTGTCGATTTAGATGGTGGAGTTATGGGGAATCATATAAAAGGAATGATTACAGGTGCTTCATTAAACCCTTTATTCATCGGAGCAATGGTTACCAACAATATTTATGTAAACATTCATACCAGCAATAATGCAGGAGGCGAAATACGTGGCCAAGTAATGAGACTTGCTCGCGAAGGCTTTACTATATGGATGGATGGTGCACAAAACAATGTGACTGGTGCCACAGGAACAGGCAGTGGCTATGTGAGCATCGATGCTATGGGGCTTAATGCAGAAGTATTGGTAGTAATGGATAATATGACCGAAGCACCAACTGCAATCCATTTTCACAAAGGTCCTAAAGGTGGATCGGGTGGCGTAATACTTGACCTCGCAGGCTGGTTAATGAAGAATGGCAAAGGTGGAACCGTTTGGGGACACTGGGAAAACAATGCTTCGAGCA
Coding sequences within it:
- a CDS encoding CHRD domain-containing protein; translation: MKLFTKTILSAALAIFSFAASAQLSGRMLVTARIDGMQNGVNTKASGVATVMLSRGLDTACINISWNGLSGTLTGIHTHEGMPGQSGNVVNDLSAYVSGNHLSATFTGATLTKQWIAKLLSNQLYVNIHTAANPNGEIRGQLMVSTDWSFVAQLDNVQAATTSKAYGLGVFNLSADRKRMWYQIVVQDLTDTITGIHLHNGAMGQSGGVAVDLGNDVKGKVIGGWIAVDSTLLKNLMKGDIYVNVHNASNAGGEIRGQLMPPRRIMAYSWIDGKQAGITTNAKGVASIQMNLAADTAWYDIVVDGLSDTIASIHFHYGAAGQSGAVAVDLDGGVMGNHIKGMITGASLNPLFIGAMVTNNIYVNIHTSNNAGGEIRGQVMRLAREGFTIWMDGAQNNVTGATGTGSGYVSIDAMGLNAEVLVVMDNMTEAPTAIHFHKGPKGGSGGVILDLAGWLMKNGKGGTVWGHWENNASSNPFGMAEAMLFWHDSVYINAHTTANAGGEIRGQVLWGSGCYKTTTGIAQAFYNNNNATNISVYPNPANDILNIALPQGSSYITIYDATGRMVYNQTASNQNQIATSNMQSGIYYIRAISGGENFNASFIKN